A stretch of the Desulfatirhabdium butyrativorans DSM 18734 genome encodes the following:
- a CDS encoding CTP synthase, which produces MGASPKYIFVTGGVLSSLGKGLASASIGALLESRGLTVTFQKYDPYINVDPGTMNPFQHGEVFVTDDGTETDLDLGHYERFTSARMGKNNNFTTGKIYYSVITKERQGDYLGGTVQVIPHITDEIKNCIKLGAKDADVLIAEIGGTIGDIESLPFLEAIRQFRTDVGKENVVYVHLTLVPYIGTAGELKTKPTQHSVKELRSIGIHADILLCRTDRYLPQDIKAKIALFCNVSEDAVITAKDVSCIYECPLVFHKEGLDNKIVELLHIWTRAPRLEAWQDLIDRVNHFKKSVTIAIVGKYVDLTESYKSLNEALHHGGFAHNCKVELRFIDSETITEANCESMLQGVDGILVPGGFGPRGVEGKIQAVHYARTRKIPYFGICLGMQIAVIEFARNVVGLKQAHSHEFDENTPDPVIYLMLEWFDERTQTIQKRDANSQKGATMRLGAYDCKIAPDTLAFKAYENDLISERHRHRYEFNAAYRETMESHGMRISGISPSGELVEIVEIDDHPWFLGCQFHPEFKSKPMNAHPLFRDFIDAALAYQSKRCE; this is translated from the coding sequence ATGGGTGCTTCTCCCAAATACATTTTCGTGACCGGCGGCGTGCTCTCCTCCCTGGGAAAAGGGCTTGCATCCGCTTCCATCGGGGCATTGCTGGAAAGCCGGGGATTGACCGTAACCTTTCAGAAATACGACCCCTATATCAATGTAGACCCGGGTACCATGAATCCTTTTCAGCACGGAGAGGTATTCGTGACGGATGACGGTACGGAGACCGATCTGGATTTGGGGCACTACGAGCGGTTCACCAGCGCCAGGATGGGCAAGAACAACAACTTCACCACAGGCAAGATTTACTATTCCGTCATCACCAAGGAAAGACAGGGCGATTATCTCGGCGGAACGGTTCAGGTGATTCCCCATATTACGGATGAGATCAAGAATTGTATCAAACTGGGGGCAAAAGATGCGGATGTCCTGATCGCTGAAATCGGGGGGACCATCGGGGATATCGAAAGTCTGCCCTTTCTGGAGGCAATTCGTCAATTCCGGACCGATGTCGGCAAAGAAAATGTGGTGTATGTCCACCTGACCCTTGTGCCCTATATCGGAACCGCAGGTGAGCTCAAAACCAAGCCGACACAGCACAGCGTGAAGGAGCTTCGCAGCATCGGCATCCATGCCGACATTCTCCTGTGCCGAACCGATCGATATTTGCCCCAGGACATCAAGGCCAAGATCGCCTTGTTCTGCAACGTCAGTGAAGATGCCGTAATCACCGCCAAAGATGTCAGTTGCATTTACGAGTGCCCGCTTGTTTTTCACAAGGAAGGGCTCGACAACAAGATCGTGGAGTTGCTGCACATCTGGACACGGGCGCCAAGGCTGGAGGCCTGGCAGGATTTGATCGATCGGGTCAACCACTTCAAGAAGTCCGTAACGATCGCCATTGTCGGGAAATACGTGGATTTGACCGAATCCTACAAAAGTCTGAATGAAGCCTTGCATCATGGCGGCTTTGCCCACAATTGCAAGGTCGAATTGCGTTTCATCGATTCGGAAACGATAACGGAAGCCAATTGTGAATCCATGCTGCAAGGCGTGGATGGCATTCTGGTCCCCGGGGGGTTCGGGCCCAGAGGCGTCGAAGGAAAGATTCAGGCAGTTCATTATGCCAGAACCCGTAAAATTCCGTATTTCGGTATCTGCCTGGGGATGCAGATTGCCGTCATTGAATTTGCCCGCAACGTCGTCGGGTTGAAACAGGCCCACAGCCACGAATTCGATGAAAACACGCCCGATCCGGTCATTTACCTGATGCTCGAGTGGTTTGATGAACGGACACAGACCATCCAGAAACGGGATGCGAACAGCCAGAAGGGTGCGACGATGCGGTTGGGGGCTTACGATTGCAAAATCGCCCCCGATACGCTCGCTTTCAAGGCTTATGAAAATGACCTGATTTCGGAACGGCATCGTCATCGCTACGAATTCAATGCGGCTTATCGCGAAACGATGGAAAGCCACGGCATGCGGATCAGTGGCATCTCCCCCAGCGGGGAGCTGGTGGAGATCGTCGAGATCGATGACCATCCCTGGTTTCTCGGATGCCAGTTCCATCCCGAATTCAAATCCAAACCCATGAACGCCCATCCGCTTTTTCGCGATTTCATCGATGCAGCCCTGGCGTATCAGTCGAAACGGTGCGAATGA
- a CDS encoding hybrid sensor histidine kinase/response regulator: protein MQKKLIASLTALAVLLLALAIATGYGAYVAIQEYALRETEKQAVLRATALSLRFSAIIEEPSRPLAIFSGMSPLAAAIRGYADNGLEDVNAILDRCVMYLDADVCYLMDAAGLTIASSNRESPDSFVGNNYHFRPYFQQALSGSPSAYLARGITSEKRGLYYAYPVGNAVETGIEGVLVAKSGVDRIESYLGEIDPGNSDVFLVADPHGIVFISNRQEWLFHSLFPLSDAEAEALSSTSQFGPGPFPSIGIQFQQEQTLVDPAGCRYVVAQQPIAAVPGWKVYQFIRLDENARIFGKPVSMWMAILGLCLAVVLAAVVSLYLFSLGYLRRIEKSGKALAESEAKFRDVMDMIPVAVWETDLEGNLTLINPAGIALFGYTKAEMTATFNVFHFLVPEEHERARSSWSSLLQGGVSKMTQYTLIKKDGTRFPALIRSVLKTMNGLPAGFRGIIVDMSEKVKEEEEKQQMQRMIEKSRQLDYIAGLAGGIAHHFNNLMMGIMGNAALIALDLEENDPNRRKLQHIEELVKRGARLTSQLLGFAQGGKYIVEETNMNRLIQQVVDSSNPEGGNIDVLLDLTKETYALRVDRKQMEQVITDILQNAVQAMPNGGWITIRSFVTTINRVQADRNDVRPGRYFGISVQDTGIGMDETIVERIFEPFFTTREIGAGVGLSMAAAYGVIRNHGGFITVQSKIGKGSAFGIYLPCGEDSMAGGVETVNLDAGKGTVLLVDDDEMILDIGTGLLEKLGYRVLVADGGEKAIQIYQAKMQEIDLVILDLVMPVMDGEALFDALKAMNPQIKVIVSSGYPIDGKANEILKKGGNAFIQKPFSMKTFSEKIKTVLEAALST, encoded by the coding sequence CTATGTGGCGATTCAGGAATACGCCCTGAGGGAAACGGAGAAGCAGGCCGTCCTGCGTGCAACCGCGCTGAGCCTTCGGTTTTCTGCCATTATCGAAGAGCCGAGTCGCCCGCTGGCCATTTTTTCCGGGATGTCTCCCCTGGCGGCCGCAATTCGCGGATATGCAGACAACGGGCTGGAAGATGTCAATGCGATCCTGGATCGTTGCGTCATGTATCTCGATGCGGACGTGTGCTATCTGATGGACGCTGCTGGCCTGACGATCGCATCGAGCAACCGGGAAAGCCCGGATAGTTTCGTCGGGAACAACTACCATTTCCGGCCATATTTCCAACAAGCCCTCTCCGGATCTCCGTCAGCTTATCTCGCCAGGGGAATCACATCGGAGAAAAGAGGGCTCTACTACGCCTATCCAGTCGGAAACGCCGTCGAAACTGGAATAGAAGGGGTCCTGGTTGCAAAGAGCGGTGTGGATCGGATCGAATCATATCTGGGGGAAATCGATCCGGGGAACTCGGATGTTTTCCTGGTTGCCGATCCCCATGGCATCGTATTTATCAGTAACCGCCAGGAGTGGTTGTTCCATTCGTTGTTTCCCCTGAGCGATGCTGAAGCAGAGGCGCTTTCCAGCACCAGCCAATTTGGTCCGGGACCGTTTCCATCCATCGGGATTCAGTTTCAGCAGGAGCAAACCCTCGTCGACCCTGCAGGATGTCGCTATGTGGTTGCGCAACAGCCAATCGCGGCCGTTCCGGGCTGGAAAGTATATCAATTCATACGGTTGGATGAAAATGCCCGAATTTTCGGAAAACCGGTTTCGATGTGGATGGCCATCCTGGGGCTGTGTCTTGCGGTTGTTCTGGCTGCCGTCGTTTCGCTGTATCTGTTTTCGCTTGGATATCTTCGCAGGATCGAGAAAAGCGGCAAAGCGCTTGCCGAAAGCGAGGCCAAATTCAGGGATGTGATGGACATGATCCCAGTGGCCGTTTGGGAAACGGATCTCGAAGGCAACCTTACCCTGATCAATCCGGCGGGGATTGCGCTTTTCGGTTACACGAAAGCAGAAATGACCGCCACGTTCAATGTCTTCCATTTTCTCGTTCCGGAAGAGCATGAACGCGCCCGGAGCTCCTGGAGCAGTCTTCTGCAGGGCGGCGTTTCGAAAATGACCCAATATACCCTGATCAAAAAGGATGGAACGCGTTTTCCGGCTCTGATTCGATCTGTCTTGAAAACCATGAATGGCCTGCCTGCAGGGTTTCGGGGGATCATTGTGGATATGAGCGAAAAGGTGAAAGAGGAAGAAGAAAAGCAGCAGATGCAGCGCATGATCGAGAAATCCAGACAGCTCGATTACATCGCTGGGTTGGCTGGTGGTATTGCTCATCATTTCAATAACCTGATGATGGGTATCATGGGTAATGCGGCGCTGATCGCCCTGGATCTCGAGGAAAACGACCCGAATCGCAGGAAGCTCCAGCATATCGAGGAACTGGTCAAACGGGGTGCGAGACTCACTTCCCAGTTGCTGGGGTTTGCCCAAGGGGGAAAGTACATCGTCGAGGAGACGAACATGAACCGGCTGATCCAGCAGGTCGTGGACAGCAGCAACCCCGAAGGCGGCAATATCGACGTCTTGCTCGATTTAACGAAGGAAACGTACGCGCTGCGCGTCGATCGCAAGCAGATGGAGCAAGTCATTACAGATATCCTGCAAAATGCCGTTCAAGCCATGCCGAATGGCGGGTGGATTACCATTCGAAGCTTTGTAACCACCATCAACAGGGTTCAGGCGGACCGCAACGATGTTCGACCGGGGCGCTATTTCGGGATTTCGGTACAGGATACCGGAATTGGCATGGATGAAACAATTGTCGAACGAATCTTCGAACCATTTTTCACGACAAGGGAAATCGGCGCAGGCGTTGGGCTGAGTATGGCTGCGGCTTATGGTGTCATTCGGAATCACGGCGGTTTCATTACGGTGCAGAGCAAAATCGGGAAGGGGAGCGCCTTCGGTATCTATCTGCCCTGTGGAGAAGATTCCATGGCAGGTGGTGTCGAAACGGTGAATCTGGACGCTGGCAAGGGAACGGTCCTGCTGGTCGATGATGACGAAATGATTCTCGATATCGGTACAGGCCTGCTCGAAAAACTGGGTTATCGCGTTCTGGTGGCGGATGGCGGTGAAAAGGCGATCCAGATTTACCAGGCCAAGATGCAGGAAATCGATCTGGTGATCCTGGATCTGGTGATGCCGGTGATGGATGGCGAGGCGCTTTTCGATGCCCTCAAGGCCATGAATCCTCAGATCAAGGTGATCGTATCGAGCGGCTATCCCATTGATGGAAAGGCCAATGAAATTCTCAAAAAAGGAGGAAACGCCTTCATTCAGAAACCATTCAGCATGAAGACATTTTCAGAGAAAATCAAAACCGTGCTCGAGGCGGCCTTATCGACTTGA
- a CDS encoding B12-binding domain-containing radical SAM protein, which translates to MPDIHPLGIRAKVLLSSVFGPYAQDDAYGSRKINPMELYHNQVTRFQGVFSLRMFHRSFGLLMIQSNIDAPCTLLDFPTRERFVEELQERSYDIIGISGIIPNVRKVAEMCRLARQIQPKATIVVGGHVTNAIDVESMVDADHFVKGDGVAWFRRFLGQEPAAPVRHPAIYSGFGMRILGYNPKEKPGDTAAVLMPSVGCPMGCNFCSTSALFGGKGHFVNFYETGDALFDVMHQIEQRIGIHSFFVLDENFLLHRKRALRLLELMQQNDKSWALYVFSSARVLESYDIEQLVGLGISWVWTGLEGNNASYAKLSHVDTKALVRKLQSHGIRVLGSTIIGLEEHRPEDMPEIIDYAVSHATDFHQFMLYTPNPGTALYEKHKADGSLLSSDEIDVADTHGQDRFSFRHPHIPAGWETRFLADAFMRDFEVNGPSLARLIRTQLAGWKRYHQHPDARIRRRIAWENRFLGTTYAGAVWAMDRWFKASGRPVADLSDLLADIQRHFGWQAKVLAPIIGMRLLMSMKAENRRLQEGITYEPETFFEKNPAAMAVDRELAGKHKPVEDTFRPVAVVTPAMA; encoded by the coding sequence ATGCCTGACATTCATCCACTGGGGATTCGTGCGAAAGTTCTGCTGTCGAGTGTCTTTGGACCCTATGCCCAGGATGACGCTTACGGCAGTCGAAAAATCAATCCGATGGAGCTCTACCACAACCAGGTTACCCGGTTTCAGGGCGTGTTTTCCCTGAGGATGTTCCACCGCAGCTTCGGCTTGCTGATGATTCAGTCGAACATCGATGCACCCTGCACGCTTCTCGACTTTCCGACACGGGAGCGTTTTGTAGAGGAGTTGCAGGAAAGAAGCTATGACATCATCGGCATCAGCGGCATCATTCCCAATGTGCGCAAAGTTGCTGAAATGTGCCGACTGGCGCGGCAGATTCAGCCCAAGGCCACCATCGTTGTCGGCGGACACGTCACCAATGCCATCGATGTGGAATCCATGGTCGATGCGGATCATTTCGTCAAGGGAGATGGCGTGGCCTGGTTCCGGCGGTTTCTCGGGCAGGAGCCAGCCGCGCCCGTACGGCATCCAGCCATATATTCGGGGTTCGGCATGCGGATTCTCGGATACAATCCAAAGGAAAAACCAGGGGATACGGCGGCTGTTCTGATGCCTTCCGTCGGTTGCCCGATGGGGTGTAATTTCTGTTCCACCTCTGCCCTCTTTGGCGGCAAAGGCCATTTCGTCAATTTCTATGAAACCGGGGATGCACTTTTCGATGTCATGCACCAGATCGAGCAGCGCATCGGCATCCATTCCTTTTTCGTTCTGGATGAAAATTTTCTGCTGCATCGCAAGCGGGCACTCCGGCTGCTCGAATTGATGCAACAGAACGACAAGAGCTGGGCGCTGTATGTCTTCAGCTCTGCTCGCGTACTCGAATCCTACGACATCGAGCAACTGGTGGGATTGGGCATTTCATGGGTCTGGACAGGGCTGGAGGGGAACAACGCTTCTTATGCCAAACTCAGTCATGTCGATACCAAGGCGCTCGTCAGGAAGCTGCAATCGCACGGTATTCGGGTGCTGGGCTCCACCATCATCGGCCTTGAGGAACATCGGCCCGAAGATATGCCGGAAATCATCGATTATGCCGTCTCGCATGCCACCGATTTCCATCAATTCATGCTCTACACCCCCAACCCCGGCACCGCGCTGTACGAAAAGCACAAGGCCGACGGCTCCCTGCTTTCTTCCGATGAAATCGATGTCGCGGACACCCATGGGCAGGACCGCTTTTCATTCCGGCATCCGCACATTCCGGCCGGATGGGAGACCCGGTTTCTCGCCGATGCCTTCATGCGGGATTTCGAGGTGAACGGTCCAAGCCTTGCCCGTCTGATCCGGACCCAGCTTGCCGGTTGGAAGCGATATCACCAGCACCCGGATGCGCGAATCCGAAGAAGAATCGCCTGGGAAAATCGATTCCTGGGGACAACGTATGCCGGAGCCGTCTGGGCCATGGACCGGTGGTTCAAGGCATCCGGAAGGCCCGTTGCCGATCTGTCGGATTTACTGGCCGATATCCAGCGGCATTTCGGATGGCAGGCGAAAGTTCTGGCTCCGATCATCGGCATGCGGCTGTTGATGTCCATGAAGGCGGAAAACAGGCGGCTTCAGGAGGGAATCACCTACGAGCCGGAAACGTTTTTCGAAAAGAATCCGGCTGCCATGGCCGTCGATCGTGAGCTGGCAGGCAAACATAAGCCTGTTGAAGATACGTTCCGGCCTGTTGCCGTGGTGACGCCTGCGATGGCGTGA
- the eno gene encoding phosphopyruvate hydratase encodes MTEIIDVQAREILDSRGNPTIEVDVTLACGATGRAAVPSGASTGSREALELRDKDSKRFGGKGVLTAVGNVLEEIAPKIEGMDSTDQAAVDRVMIELDGTPNKTRLGANAILGVSMAVARAAAKAYGMPLYRYIGGLGARYLPIPQMNIINGGAHASNNLDIQEFMIVPFGAKSFTQAVQMAAETFHALKKLLKEKGLSTAVGDEGGFAPNLPSHEAAIQEILRAIEAAGYTPGEDIALALDAAASEFYKDGKYLLKSENKSLSSEEMIDYYENLIEQYPIFSIEDGLAEQDWDGWEEMTGRLEESIQIVGDDIFVTNPKIFAEGIERGIANAILIKLNQIGSVTETLETIEMARQSGYATVISHRSGETEDSFIADFVVGVNGGQIKSGSMSRSERIAKYNQLMRIEQELGESARFSEDQL; translated from the coding sequence ATGACGGAAATTATCGATGTGCAGGCAAGGGAAATTCTGGATTCCCGGGGTAACCCGACTATTGAAGTGGATGTGACGCTGGCTTGCGGGGCGACGGGTCGGGCAGCGGTGCCTTCCGGTGCATCCACGGGCAGCAGAGAGGCCCTGGAGCTTCGTGACAAGGATTCGAAACGTTTTGGAGGAAAAGGCGTGCTGACGGCAGTCGGCAATGTGCTCGAAGAAATTGCACCTAAAATCGAGGGGATGGATTCCACCGATCAGGCGGCCGTCGATCGGGTCATGATCGAACTCGACGGGACACCCAACAAAACGCGTTTGGGGGCCAATGCGATTCTGGGTGTTTCAATGGCTGTGGCAAGGGCAGCCGCAAAAGCCTATGGTATGCCGCTTTATCGGTATATCGGTGGATTGGGCGCCCGGTATCTGCCCATTCCCCAGATGAACATCATCAACGGCGGCGCGCACGCATCGAACAATCTGGATATTCAGGAATTCATGATCGTGCCTTTCGGAGCAAAATCCTTCACCCAGGCCGTTCAAATGGCTGCCGAGACGTTTCATGCGCTCAAGAAACTTCTCAAGGAAAAGGGATTGAGTACCGCCGTCGGAGACGAGGGCGGTTTCGCCCCCAACCTGCCTTCCCATGAAGCGGCTATCCAGGAGATTCTGCGAGCCATCGAAGCGGCGGGGTACACCCCGGGTGAGGATATCGCGCTGGCGCTCGATGCTGCCGCCAGTGAATTCTACAAAGACGGCAAGTATCTGTTGAAGAGTGAAAACAAATCGCTTTCATCGGAGGAAATGATCGATTACTACGAAAATCTGATCGAACAATACCCGATCTTTTCGATAGAAGACGGTCTTGCCGAACAGGATTGGGATGGATGGGAAGAAATGACCGGCAGGCTCGAGGAGTCCATTCAAATCGTTGGAGACGATATTTTCGTTACCAACCCGAAAATTTTTGCGGAAGGCATCGAACGCGGCATTGCCAATGCCATTCTCATCAAGCTCAATCAAATCGGATCGGTCACCGAAACGCTTGAAACCATTGAAATGGCCAGACAGAGCGGTTATGCTACGGTCATTTCCCATCGATCCGGTGAAACGGAAGATTCCTTCATCGCCGATTTCGTGGTTGGCGTCAATGGCGGTCAGATCAAATCCGGATCCATGTCTCGAAGCGAGCGGATCGCCAAGTACAACCAGCTTATGCGTATCGAGCAGGAACTGGGTGAAAGCGCCCGATTCAGCGAAGATCAGTTGTAG
- the hflX gene encoding GTPase HflX, with protein MKTIFGETTGLKPSQIKRLEAFYRKRIPPMHLLSWDMARDLCALSAETGKQIGVLVDRQGRIAFVLVGDHERIVIPELKEYRRVAGRLCGLRFVHTHFSPGGLTTDDLTDLSLLRLDLIAVITLQAGAALPHRAQMAHILPGADPLKPYRVQPLEAAHSTFFESGDCLDTILAIEAELVRQSEQRPDFQQPNREAAILVSVSTGPKAQALESLDELEELATSSGIKVADRFLQVRSHADPRFLLGAGKLQELTLKALHHGVGLLIFDQELNPSQLRSITDAISMKVIDRTQLILDLFAQRARSREGKLQVELAQLKYMLPRLVTKNTAMSRLTGGIGGRGPGETKLEINRRRARERIHRLEQALIEVSRQRKQQKSQRSRMRLPIISIIGYTNAGKSTLLNTLTHSQVLAEQRMFATLDPSSRRLRFPQDIEAIITDTVGFIKDLPKDLQVAFRATLEELESATILLHVIDISNERCESQLASVERIVADLGLNHIPMLRIWNKIDRVHPETVSFHLSRHGGIPVSAIQRKTLVPLIETLTQMLDLQRKSALSEDRDPILLSD; from the coding sequence ATGAAAACGATTTTCGGTGAAACGACCGGGCTCAAACCCAGCCAAATCAAACGGCTGGAAGCCTTCTACCGCAAGCGCATTCCCCCGATGCATCTGCTTTCCTGGGACATGGCCCGGGATTTGTGTGCGCTTTCAGCAGAAACCGGCAAACAGATCGGCGTGCTGGTGGATCGGCAGGGCCGCATCGCGTTCGTTCTGGTTGGCGACCACGAACGCATCGTCATTCCGGAATTGAAGGAATATCGGCGTGTGGCCGGAAGATTGTGCGGACTTCGGTTCGTGCATACCCATTTTTCACCCGGCGGTCTGACAACGGATGACCTCACGGACCTTTCGCTGCTGCGGCTCGATCTGATCGCGGTCATCACCCTTCAAGCCGGAGCCGCCCTCCCCCATCGCGCGCAGATGGCCCATATCCTGCCCGGAGCGGATCCGCTGAAACCCTATCGAGTCCAGCCCCTTGAGGCTGCGCACAGCACGTTCTTCGAAAGCGGTGATTGCCTGGATACGATCCTTGCCATCGAGGCCGAACTGGTCAGGCAATCGGAACAACGTCCGGATTTTCAGCAGCCAAACCGGGAAGCGGCCATTCTGGTAAGCGTTTCCACAGGCCCGAAAGCGCAGGCGCTCGAATCGCTCGATGAGCTCGAGGAGCTTGCCACATCCAGCGGCATAAAGGTCGCAGATCGTTTTCTGCAGGTGCGGAGCCATGCCGACCCGAGATTTCTCCTGGGTGCCGGGAAGTTGCAGGAACTTACTCTGAAGGCCCTTCATCATGGTGTGGGGCTGCTGATCTTCGATCAGGAGCTCAACCCTTCCCAGCTTCGCTCCATTACGGACGCCATCTCCATGAAAGTGATCGACAGAACCCAACTGATTCTCGATCTTTTCGCGCAGAGGGCCCGATCCAGGGAAGGAAAGCTGCAGGTCGAGCTCGCACAGCTCAAATACATGCTCCCGAGGCTTGTCACCAAAAATACCGCCATGTCCCGGCTGACTGGCGGCATCGGCGGAAGAGGACCTGGCGAGACCAAACTCGAAATCAACCGAAGACGGGCAAGAGAGCGGATTCATCGTCTGGAGCAGGCACTGATCGAGGTAAGTCGCCAGCGGAAACAGCAGAAGTCCCAGCGAAGCAGGATGCGGCTTCCGATCATCTCGATCATCGGCTATACGAACGCCGGAAAATCCACCCTGCTCAATACCCTCACCCACAGTCAGGTTCTTGCGGAGCAGCGGATGTTCGCAACCCTCGATCCTTCGAGCAGGCGCCTGCGCTTTCCCCAGGACATCGAGGCCATCATCACCGATACGGTGGGGTTCATCAAGGATTTGCCCAAAGACCTCCAGGTAGCCTTTCGCGCTACGCTCGAAGAGCTGGAAAGCGCCACCATTCTGCTGCATGTCATCGACATTTCCAACGAGCGCTGCGAGTCCCAACTGGCATCCGTCGAGCGCATCGTCGCAGACCTCGGCTTGAACCATATCCCGATGCTGCGCATCTGGAACAAGATCGACCGTGTCCATCCGGAAACGGTCTCCTTCCATCTTTCCCGCCATGGCGGGATTCCCGTCAGTGCGATCCAGCGAAAAACGCTTGTTCCTCTGATCGAAACACTCACACAGATGCTCGATCTTCAGCGCAAATCCGCTCTTTCCGAAGATAGGGATCCCATCTTGCTCTCGGATTGA
- a CDS encoding MFS transporter, with amino-acid sequence MRNDSIRYWLIFPLACTLFVLSQFYRVSVAVITLDLVRDLAIDTAGLSLISAAFFYAFALMQIPISLVLDGIGARKSMTMLSLVAAIGAVMFAMGDSLAVLAAGRILMGIGMACNLVGTLKLITLWYNPFRFGTLSALVFSLGTLGNLVAATPLVLMVQAVGWRNAFLIIAGFNFLITMAFYLVVRDRPSQSRFPEISGAKTLQFAEMWINLLRLFRKRDYWVISLGTFCRYGIFAAVQSLWAAPFLIHVMGISAVSTGNLLLIMSIGTVIGSPICGWLSDALKNRKRIIIAGLLGMGICLVLVSSLRGNASMPVLGALFFGFGFFNGAGGIMYAHIKERMPIEQAGTAMTGINFFTMFGVAVFLQGLGGMMEALHPGDSLGNGAFTDAFWFCAICLGLTAGLYLLTRETLIGQDRNPGPPDQGK; translated from the coding sequence ATGCGAAACGATTCCATCCGATATTGGCTCATCTTTCCCCTCGCCTGCACGCTCTTTGTGCTTTCCCAGTTCTATCGGGTTTCGGTGGCTGTCATTACCCTGGATCTTGTCCGGGACCTGGCCATCGACACCGCTGGGTTGAGCCTGATATCCGCCGCTTTTTTCTACGCCTTTGCCCTGATGCAGATACCGATCAGTCTGGTGCTGGACGGCATCGGCGCCCGGAAATCCATGACCATGCTTTCCCTGGTTGCAGCGATCGGCGCCGTAATGTTTGCGATGGGAGACTCGCTGGCGGTGCTTGCGGCCGGACGGATATTGATGGGTATCGGCATGGCCTGCAATCTGGTGGGCACACTCAAACTCATCACCCTCTGGTACAATCCCTTTCGTTTCGGGACGCTTTCCGCCCTGGTATTTTCGCTTGGAACACTTGGGAACCTCGTTGCAGCTACCCCATTGGTTCTCATGGTTCAGGCCGTTGGATGGCGAAACGCCTTTCTGATCATCGCCGGTTTCAACTTTCTGATCACGATGGCATTTTATCTGGTCGTCCGGGATCGGCCCTCACAATCGCGATTCCCCGAAATTTCAGGTGCCAAGACGCTGCAGTTTGCGGAGATGTGGATCAATCTACTGAGATTGTTCCGCAAAAGAGATTACTGGGTCATTTCCCTCGGAACTTTTTGCAGATACGGTATTTTCGCGGCCGTACAATCCCTTTGGGCGGCACCGTTCCTCATCCATGTCATGGGCATTTCGGCGGTTTCCACAGGGAACCTGCTCTTGATCATGAGCATCGGAACCGTTATCGGAAGCCCGATTTGTGGATGGCTATCGGATGCCCTCAAGAACCGGAAGCGGATCATTATCGCAGGTCTGCTGGGCATGGGCATTTGTCTCGTCTTGGTAAGCTCTCTGAGAGGCAATGCCTCGATGCCTGTTTTGGGTGCTCTCTTTTTCGGATTCGGATTTTTCAACGGTGCCGGAGGCATCATGTACGCCCATATCAAGGAGCGGATGCCGATCGAACAGGCTGGAACAGCCATGACCGGGATCAATTTTTTTACGATGTTCGGGGTGGCTGTTTTCCTTCAGGGGCTGGGAGGTATGATGGAGGCGTTGCATCCGGGAGATTCCCTGGGTAATGGCGCATTTACGGATGCATTTTGGTTCTGTGCCATCTGCCTCGGATTGACCGCTGGCTTGTATCTGCTTACCCGGGAGACATTGATCGGGCAAGACCGGAATCCTGGTCCGCCCGATCAAGGAAAATGA